In Candidatus Parvarchaeota archaeon, one genomic interval encodes:
- a CDS encoding NAD-dependent epimerase/dehydratase family protein, with amino-acid sequence MEILVTGSSGFLGSHLCRALEEKGHRLTKLTSKNCDLTDQNALSKFLASKHGRFGQIFHLAAWTQAGDFCLHHPGEQWIINQKINTSVLSYWHEFQPQAKLIFMGTSCSYDPALELKEENYMAGVPIESLFTYAMTKRMLYCGAKAISKQWGHKYLCLVPSTLYGPGYHTDGRQMHFIFDLIRKILRGKLYGERVVLWGNGQQKRELVHVGDFVSLLITLSGTRENDVINIGAGEEYSIREFSQLICRRVGFDFGKIEFDTSKYVGAKSKCLRVEKLRRIVPGYKMMPLEEGLKGTIEWFMANKSKVLKK; translated from the coding sequence ATGGAAATTCTTGTAACCGGCTCATCTGGCTTTTTAGGCTCGCACCTGTGCAGGGCGCTTGAAGAAAAAGGGCACAGGCTCACAAAACTTACCTCGAAAAACTGCGACCTTACCGACCAGAACGCCCTATCCAAATTTCTTGCCTCGAAACATGGCAGGTTCGGCCAAATCTTCCATCTTGCCGCATGGACACAGGCAGGCGACTTTTGCCTGCACCATCCAGGCGAGCAGTGGATAATAAATCAGAAAATAAACACAAGCGTGCTTTCCTACTGGCACGAATTCCAGCCACAGGCAAAGCTGATTTTCATGGGAACAAGCTGCTCTTATGACCCTGCACTTGAGCTAAAAGAGGAGAACTACATGGCAGGCGTCCCAATTGAAAGCCTGTTCACCTATGCAATGACAAAGCGCATGCTCTACTGCGGAGCCAAAGCCATCTCAAAGCAGTGGGGCCACAAATACCTGTGCCTTGTCCCCTCGACCCTCTACGGGCCTGGCTACCACACGGATGGAAGGCAGATGCACTTCATATTCGATCTTATCCGCAAAATCCTTCGTGGCAAGCTGTATGGGGAGCGTGTTGTGCTTTGGGGGAATGGACAGCAAAAGCGCGAGCTTGTCCATGTGGGTGATTTTGTAAGCCTCCTTATCACACTTTCCGGCACAAGGGAAAACGACGTCATCAACATAGGGGCAGGCGAGGAATACAGCATAAGGGAGTTTTCGCAGCTGATTTGCAGGCGTGTAGGCTTTGATTTTGGCAAAATCGAATTTGACACAAGCAAGTACGTTGGCGCAAAGTCAAAGTGCCTTAGGGTAGAAAAGCTCAGGCGGATTGTGCCTGGCTATAAGATGATGCCGCTTGAAGAGGGCCTGAAAGGCACAATTGAATGGTTTATGGCAAACAAATCAAAAGTGCTCAAAAAATAG